The genomic segment CGTTCGTCAACAAGTGCGACCGTGCGGGCGAGGACCCGCTGAAGCTGATCGACGACGTCGAGAAGGATCTCGGCATCACGGTCTATCCCATGACCTGGCCCGTGCTCGAAGGCGACCGCTTCGTGGGCGTCTACGACCGCACCCGGCGCCAGGTCATCCTGTTCGAGCGCGGGCAGGACCACGGCCAGACGCGTGTCCTGTCGAAGAGCGTGCCCCTCGACGCGCCTGAGGTCGAGCAGTGGGTCGGCGCGGCGGCGCTCGCCCGGCTGCGCGAGGAGATCGCGCTCCTGGACGCGATCGGCGGTGCGTTCGATCCGGACGCGTTCCTGCGCGGCGAGGTCTCGCCGGCGTTCTTCGGCAGCGCGCTCACCAACTTCGGCGTCGAGCCGTTCCTCGAGCACTTCCTCGAACTCTCGCCCCCGCCTCCACCCCGCGAGGCCGGGGACCGCATCGTCCGGCCGGACGACGCAGCGTTCACCGGCTTCGTGTTCAAGATCCAGGCGAACATGGACCCGAAGCACCGGGACCGCATCGCGTTCGTCCGCATCTGTTCGGGCCGGTTCGAGCCGGGTATGGTCGTGCGCAACACGCGCAGCGGAAAGGACGTGCGGCTCGCGCAGCCGCAGCAGTTCCTGGCCCAGGAGCGTGTGGCCGTGGAGGAGGCGTGGGCCGGCGACGTGATCGGCGTCCATGACCGCGGCAGCCTCCGCGTCGGCGACACGCTGTCCGCGGACGGCGACATCACGTTCGGCGGCATCCCGCGCTTCAGCCCCGAGCACTTCGCGCGCATCACCGTTCCGGACCCCATGCGACGCAAGCATCTGGACACGGGACTCCGTCAGCTCTCGGAGGAAGGCGCGGTGCAGGTGTTCTACGAGGATGCGGCGTCCGGTGTGGCGCCGATCGTCGGCGCCGTGGGGCAGCTCCAGTTCGATGTGTTGCTGCACCGGTTGGAGCACGAGTACGGTGTGGTTGCGAAGCTCGCGCGGCTGCCGTATTGCGCGGCGCGCTGGGTCCAGGGCGACGATGCGGAGATCCGCGACCTTGCCCGGGGCTACGGCTGCGCGCTGGTCAGCGATGCCAGGGGCGCGCCGCTCTTGCTGTTCGAGAGCGAGTGGGCGCTGCGCAACACGCAGGAGAAGGCGAAGCGCGTGCGCTTCTTCGAGGTCTCGCCGTGAGGGGCGCGGCACGGTCCAGTCCGTGGACCCGGCGACGGGCGAGGCGGTGGAGCCCGTGGATCCGCTGGCGCGGTCCCGTGGCGCCGAGGTGGGGTTCCTTGCCATGCCGGCCGCTGGCTGGCACACCACACTCGCCGTCTGGGGTGTCGAGCTGGAGAGCGAGCTGCTCTTCGTCGGCGATGCAGGCACGACCGAGCCGAGCGACGCGAGCGGCCGCATCGGCCTGACCTGGGCGAACTTCTGGCGGCCCCTGCCCCAGCTCCGCGTGGACCTGGACGCCTCGTTCGCGCGCGCACGGTTCCACGAACTGACCGCCGGTGAAGACCGAATCCCCGGCGCCCTCGAACGGGTGATCACCGCCGGGATCGCGTGGGAGCCGCTTGCCTCCGGGCCGCACGCGGCCCTCCGGATCCGCCACTTTGGCGAGTATCCGCTGACCGAGGACGGGTCTGTCCGCGCGCCGGCGACTTCCCTCCTCGACCTCAACATCGGCTGGACCCGCGGGCCGT from the bacterium genome contains:
- a CDS encoding peptide chain release factor 3, which translates into the protein MTDPNHEIRRRRTFAIISHPDAGKTTLTEKLLLYGGAIHLAGSVKARRAARHATSDWMKIEQERGISITSSVLQFDYAGFRINLLDTPGHQDFSEDTYRTLVAADSAVMLLDNRKGVEEQTRKLFAVCRRRRMPIFTFVNKCDRAGEDPLKLIDDVEKDLGITVYPMTWPVLEGDRFVGVYDRTRRQVILFERGQDHGQTRVLSKSVPLDAPEVEQWVGAAALARLREEIALLDAIGGAFDPDAFLRGEVSPAFFGSALTNFGVEPFLEHFLELSPPPPPREAGDRIVRPDDAAFTGFVFKIQANMDPKHRDRIAFVRICSGRFEPGMVVRNTRSGKDVRLAQPQQFLAQERVAVEEAWAGDVIGVHDRGSLRVGDTLSADGDITFGGIPRFSPEHFARITVPDPMRRKHLDTGLRQLSEEGAVQVFYEDAASGVAPIVGAVGQLQFDVLLHRLEHEYGVVAKLARLPYCAARWVQGDDAEIRDLARGYGCALVSDARGAPLLLFESEWALRNTQEKAKRVRFFEVSP